The Candidatus Nitrosotalea sinensis genomic interval AAATAAAAATTACAGATTGCAAATTTGAAAAAAATTCTGCCACATGTACCGTAATCAAAGACGGCGGAGATGATCCTGATGTAACACATGGCGCAGAAATAATAACCCAAGTTACACTTGACCAAAATGTAGGCAAGATAGAAATTGATGGAGGAGAAGGGGTTGGAAGAGTTACAAAACCAGGACTGGGACTTGACATTGGCGCGGCTGCAATAAATCCAACCCCAACAAAGATGATACGTGAAAACATTTTAGAGATAGCACAAGACATTCTTGCAAAAAATGGAATTAAGGTGCTAGTATCAGTCCCAAAGGGACGAGAGCTTGCAATAAAGACAGACAACCCAAGGCTTGGAATACTTGGAGGCATCTCAATTCTTGGAACAAGCGGCATAGTTGTGCCATATTCTACTGCCTCTTTTGCAGCGTCAATAAGGCAAAGCATAGAGGTAACAAGGGCAATGGGTGATGACACCGTGGTACTTACAACAGGTGGAAGAAGCGAGGATTATTCAAGAAAGATAATTTCCCTTCCAGACCACTGTTTTGTCCAGATGGGAGATTTTTCAGGATATACAGTTCAAGTCTGCGCAAAAAAAGGCATCAAAAAGGCCCATGTTGCAGGCTTTATTGGCAAGCTTGCAAAGATGGCAATGGGTGTAAAGCAGACCCATGTCAAAGGCTCAAAGGTGGACATGAAATTTCTCTCAGAGCTTGCAAAAAAATGCGGAGCATCCCAAGACATAGTTGACAAAATAAAATCTGCAAACACTGCAAGACATGTCTTTGAGATAACAAACGAAAACAAAGTTCAGGGCTACTTTGATATGATATGCAAGGAAGCACACATGCAGCTTGGAAAATATTCAGACAACAAGTTTGAGATCGAGGTAATAATGTTTGATTTTGACGGAAAGATAATCGGACTGTATCCAAAGAGTAACAAATATCTTGAGACCTAGAAAGGTAACATCGTGAACAAGACAGCAGTACTTGCAATAACAAAAAATGGCATAGAGACAGCATTACGCCTGAAGAATAATTTTTCAACATGGAAGATATTTTGCCCCTCCAAGTTTTTCCAAAATGGAAAAGACATAGAGTGGTTTGAAGATTCTACAACATCGAAGGTACAGGAGTTATTCCAAAACTATGACGCACTT includes:
- a CDS encoding cobalt-precorrin-5B (C(1))-methyltransferase → MEDDKPKEKMRTGFTTGTCATAGAKAALVCIINQKKIDHIDVTLPKKSQIKIKITDCKFEKNSATCTVIKDGGDDPDVTHGAEIITQVTLDQNVGKIEIDGGEGVGRVTKPGLGLDIGAAAINPTPTKMIRENILEIAQDILAKNGIKVLVSVPKGRELAIKTDNPRLGILGGISILGTSGIVVPYSTASFAASIRQSIEVTRAMGDDTVVLTTGGRSEDYSRKIISLPDHCFVQMGDFSGYTVQVCAKKGIKKAHVAGFIGKLAKMAMGVKQTHVKGSKVDMKFLSELAKKCGASQDIVDKIKSANTARHVFEITNENKVQGYFDMICKEAHMQLGKYSDNKFEIEVIMFDFDGKIIGLYPKSNKYLET